A genomic stretch from Mastacembelus armatus chromosome 7, fMasArm1.2, whole genome shotgun sequence includes:
- the suv39h1b gene encoding histone-lysine N-methyltransferase SUV39H1b isoform X2, which yields MAENLKGCSVPCKISCDDLEALCRRERVHCKQLGVNRNNVNEYEVEFLCDYKKTKGEDFYLVKWKGFPESENTWEPKKNLRCPKLMKHFHLDLDQELRRHKRRSIPKKLDKEVASILTQKAKLRQSLQLWEDHLNMTRNHPGRIFVINEVDLEGPPKNFTYINNYKVGQGIVLDEMAVGCECKNCLEEPVNGCCPGASLHRMAYNDKGQVRIRAGQPIYECNAQCSCSPDCPNRVVQKGIQFDLCIFKTENGRGWGVRTLQHIKKNTFVMEYVGEIITTDEAERRGHVYDCQGSTYLFDLDYVEDVYTVDAAHIGNISHFVNHSCNPNLQVFNVFIDNIDERLPRIALFSTRAIRAGEELTFDYKMQSISGPGPVYC from the exons ATGGCGGAAAATTTGAAAG GTTGCAGTGTGCCCTGTAAGATATCGTGTGATGACCTGGAAGCCCTATGTCGCAGAGAAAGGGTCCACTGTAAACAGCTTGGTGTGAACAGAAACAACGTCAATGAATATGAGGTGGAATTCCTATGCGACTACAAGAAGACAAAG GGTGAGGATTTCTATCTGGTGAAGTGGAAGGGGTTCCCAGAGTCTGAAAACACCTGGGAGCCAAAGAAGAATCTCAGGTGCCCAAAACTGATGAAGCATTTCCATCTGGACCTGGATCAGGAATTGAGGCGCCACAAGAGACGGAGCATCCCTAAAAAGCTGGATAAGGAAGTTGCTTCAATCCTCACTCAGAAAGCCAAACTCCGCCAGAGTCTGCAGCTCTGGGAGGACCATTTGAATATGACACGCAACCACCCCGGTCGCATTTTTGTCATAAACGAAGTGGACCTCGAGGGCCCCCCAAAAAACTTTACCTATATAAACAACTACAAAGTAGGCCAGGGTATCGTGTTAGATGAGATGGCTGTGGGTTGTGAGTGTAAGAACTGTTTAGAGGAGCCAGTGAATGGCTGCTGCCCAGGAGCCTCATTACATCGCATGGCTTACAATGATAAAGGACAGGTCCGGATCCGGGCAGGACAACCTATATATGAGTGTAATGCTCAATGTAGCTGTAGCCCTGATTGTCCCAACAGAGTGGTGCAGAAGGGCATCCAGTTTGACCTGTGCATCTTTAAAACAGAGAATGGCCGGGGATGGGGTGTCCGCACACTGCAGCATATCAAGAAGAACACATTTGTCATGGAGTATGTGGGAGAG ATCATCACAACAGATGAAGCAGAAAGGAGGGGACATGTGTATGACTGCCAAGGGTCTACATACCTTTTTGACCTGGACTATGTGGAGGATGTGTACACGGTGGATGCAGCACACATAGGCAACATCTCTCATTTTGTCAACCACAGC TGTAACCCCAACCTGCAGGTATTCAATGTGTTCATTGACAACATTGATGAGAGGCTCCCAAGAATTGCTTTATTTTCAACACGGGCTATTCGGGCAGGAGAAGAGCTCACCTTTGACTACAAGATGCAAA
- the LOC113145728 gene encoding troponin C, slow skeletal and cardiac muscles-like, with the protein MDDVYKAAVENLTEEQKNEFKAAFDIFIQDAEDGCISTKELGKVMRMLGQNPTPEELQEMIDEVDEDGSGTVDFDEFLVMMVRCMKEESKGKSEEELAELFRMFDKNGDGYIDLEELKNMLESTGEAITEDDIEELMKDGDKNNDGKIDYDEFLEFMKGVE; encoded by the exons ATGGATGATGTATATAAAGCAGCG GTTGAGAACTTGACAGAGGAGCAGAAAAATG AGTTCAAGGCTGCATTTGACATCTTTATCCAGGATGCCGAAGATGGCTGCATCAGCACCAAAGAGTTGGGAAAGGTGATGAGGATGCTTGGACAGAATCCCACTCCTGAAGAATTACAGGAGATGATTGATGAGGTGGATGAGGATG GGAGTGGCACAGTGGACTTTGATGAGTTCTTGGTTATGATGGTCCGCTGTATGAAGGAGGAGAGCAAAGGGAAATCAGAGGAGGAGTTGGCTGAACTGTTCCGCATGTTTGACAA GAATGGAGATGGCTACATAGACTTAGAAGAGCTGAAGAACATGTTGGAGTCCACTGGAGAAGCCATCACTGAAGATGATATTGAGGAGCTGATGAAGgatggagacaaaaacaatgatGGCAAAATTGATTATGACG aGTTCCTGGAGTTCATGAAAGGTGTTGAATAA